A DNA window from Janibacter sp. A1S7 contains the following coding sequences:
- a CDS encoding cell division protein CrgA, producing MAKSADDAKDTPTKASATSGKTKAGLSRSGDPSRRATAEAATQQAEAKQRHKAKAQRVGNPPWFVPVMLALMIIGLVWVVTFYITGQQYPVPSWGMWNLGIGFGFILAGFAMTTRWK from the coding sequence GTGGCGAAGTCAGCCGATGACGCGAAGGACACCCCGACGAAGGCCTCGGCCACCTCCGGGAAGACCAAGGCCGGCCTCTCACGCTCCGGCGACCCCAGCAGACGTGCCACCGCCGAGGCCGCCACCCAGCAGGCGGAGGCCAAGCAGCGGCACAAGGCCAAGGCACAACGTGTCGGCAACCCGCCGTGGTTCGTCCCGGTCATGCTCGCCCTGATGATCATCGGTCTGGTCTGGGTGGTGACGTTCTACATCACCGGCCAGCAGTACCCGGTCCCCAGCTGGGGGATGTGGAATCTCGGCATCGGGTTCGGTTTCATCCTCGCCGGCTTCGCCATGACGACCCGGTGGAAGTAG